In Labrus bergylta chromosome 6, fLabBer1.1, whole genome shotgun sequence, the following proteins share a genomic window:
- the LOC110000049 gene encoding tetratricopeptide repeat protein 14 isoform X1, which yields MDKDLLRQCLTYHGQSLLDKLKCEQIENPDFQTVVSDLCKATCDSVSQVQDNPLVEQFIARKADILFCPSWKTATGQEEEQVEEEDAAEPYAVMPPVELFMEASFEERRVMLYRDLEKGDIVVGRINNIREYGFFLTLLCTAGGLKRDIEDLELSALCHIREIPSTGSHDDPLSYYQIGDFIRAAVKDIDRYQEKVTVSLHQASLSSKMEHVKLGVIPREELPTHYSRSVRAAADSSETYECILHSCHGYHNPSVVDYLLEKVGISDDHPPSMMRGLQSKLFQEEDFASVIRKKQSASWALKCVRAGVDHFKHGRHVEAMNEYNKALDIDTNNVEALVARGALYANKGSIMKAITDFELALVNCPDHRNAKKYLCQTLVERGKQLEEQEKLVTAEGLYRRALSLDDLNPEAKEALHKITDTIQKSIRLREEALAKEQEKATSSQTSAEKLRKILKEEKRMKKKRKRSASSSSSSSNSSQDSSSPSSTSSNRRRSKKKKKKRRRSERGSKRHSRISSRESRRSEEGKSERGRKEKEEDEVEWYPAPPNTSATFLNQRGGPGSGEEEEVEEKDAEDRRISQLYSLSGASDDEESDSSHKERKRRDREESKAGKKKNSEERGRGSSERRNKSKDRGKEDNRRDSDSKRRSSLDGDRKRKVSCSSADSEYLRRSGSKSEYLANSASKHPESRGRHDSPRRNSFDGGRYENRGRGGIQEAEETRGEKDSFKGKPEEESSRSEERGSGNHKNKKSDFPVRPKKELPTNLLDIFSKIAQFEKEKGGRPK from the exons ATGGACAAAGACTTGCTGCGGCAGTGTCTGACATATCACGGACAGTCACTGttagacaaactgaagtgtgaacAAATAGAAAACCCGGACTTTCAAACTGTCGTGTCTGATCTGTGCAAGGCCACGTGTGACAG cgtTAGTCAAGTTCAGGACAACCCCCTTGTGGAGCAATTCATCGCCAGGAAGGCTGACATCCTGTTCTGTCCATCATGGAAGACCGCCACGGGGCAGGAAGAGGAGCaagtagaggaggaggacgctGCAG AGCCCTATGCTGTGATGCCACCGGTGGAGTTATTCATGGAGGCGTCTTTTGAGGAGAGGCGAGTCATGCTGTACAGGGATTTGGAAAAAGGAGATATTGTGGTGGGCAGGATCAACAACATTAGAGAATACGGCTTCTTTCTGACATTGCTCTGCACGGCAGGAGGGCTGAAGAGAGACATCGAAGACTTGGAGTTGTCG gctctctgtcacatcAGAGAAATTCCCTCCACTGGAAGCCATGATGATCCTTTGTCCTACTACCAGATTGGGGACTTCATCAGAG CTGCAGTGAAAGATATCGATCGTTACCAGGAGAAAGTCACAGTCTCCCTCCACCAGGCGTCTCTTTCTTCCAAAATGGAGCACGTCAAACTGGGTGTCATTCCCCGGGAGGAGCTGCCCACACACTACAG TCGAAGTGTTCGTGCAGCAGCTGACTCCAGTGAGACATATGAGTGTATACTGCACAGTTGCCATGGTTACCACAACCCGTCGGTAGTGGACTACCTGCTTGAGAAGGTGGGAATCAGCGACGACCATCCACCGTCAATGATGAGAGGTCTACAAAG taAACTATTCCAAGAGGAGGATTTTGCCTCTGTTATCCGGAAGAAGCAGTCTGCATCTTGGGCCTTGAAGTG TGTCCGTGCAGGTGTGGACCACTTCAAACATGGTCGTCATGTGGAAGCCATGAATGAGTACAACAAAGCCCTGGATATCGACACCAATAACGTCGAAGCACTGGTTGCACGCGGGGCTCT GTATGCTAACAAAGGCAGCATCATGAAGGCGATTACTGACTTTGAATTGGCCCTGGTGAACTGTCCAGATCACCGCAACGCCAAGAAGTACCTCTGCCAGACACTGGTGGAGAGAGGAAAACA ACTCGAAGAACAAGAGAAACTAGTAACAGCAGAAGGATTGTACAGGAGGGCACTGTCTCTCGATGACCTGAATCCTGAGGCGAAGGAGGCGCTTCACAAGATCACTGACACGATACAG AAATCAATTCGCCTCCGAGAAGAAGCGCTCGCTAAAGAGCAGGAGAAAGCTACAAGCAGCCAGACCAGCGCTGAGAAATTGCGTAAGATCttaaaagaggagaagag gatgaaaaaaaaacgaaagagatcagcatcttcttcttcatcgTCCTCCAATTCCTCGCaggactcttcttctccttcttccacCTCCTCAAATCGCAGGAGgtccaaaaagaagaagaaaaagaggaggaggtccGAGCGAGGAAGTAAGCGCCACAGCAGGATCTCCTCGAGGGAGAGCAGGCGGAGTGAGGAGGGTAAGAGCGAGAGAGGcagaaaggagaaagaggaggatgaggtggAGTGGTATCCCGCTCCTCCCAACACCTCTGCCACCTTTCTGAACCAGAGAGGGGGCCCGGGGtccggagaggaggaggaggtagaggagaaGGACGCTGAGGACAGGAGGATCTCTCAACTTTATTCTCTGTCGGGCGCTTCAGACGACGAAGAGTCCGACTCCTCGcacaaagaaaggaagagaagggacagagaggagagcaaggcggggaaaaagaaaaacagtgaggagagggggagagggagcaGTGAAAGGAGGAATAAAAGCAAGGACAGAGGAAAGGAGGACAACAGGAGAGACAGTGACtcaaagaggaggagcagcttAGATGGGGACAGAAAGAGGAAAGTGTCCTGCTCGTCAGCTGACTCCGAGTACTTGCGGAGATCTGGTTCCAAATCAGAATATTTAGCAAACTCTGCGTCCAAACACCCCGAGAGCAGGGGGAGACACGACTCTCCCAGGAGAAACTCCTTTGATGGTGGTAGGTATGAGaatagagggaggggggggattcAAGAGGCAGaagagacaagaggagagaaGGACAGTTTTAAGGGGAAACCAGAGGAAGAGAGCAGCAGGTCAGAAGAAAGAGGCTCCggaaatcataaaaacaaaaagagcgATTTTCCAGTAAGGCCCAAAAAAGAGCTCCCCACTAACCTGTTAGATATTTTCAGTAAGATCGCCCAATTTGAGAAGGAGAAAGGTGGAAGGCCGAAATGA
- the LOC110000049 gene encoding tetratricopeptide repeat protein 14 isoform X2 produces the protein MDKDLLRQCLTYHGQSLLDKLKCEQIENPDFQTVVSDLCKATCDSVSQVQDNPLVEQFIARKADILFCPSWKTATGQEEEQVEEEDAAEPYAVMPPVELFMEASFEERRVMLYRDLEKGDIVVGRINNIREYGFFLTLLCTAGGLKRDIEDLELSALCHIREIPSTGSHDDPLSYYQIGDFIRAAVKDIDRYQEKVTVSLHQASLSSKMEHVKLGVIPREELPTHYSRSVRAAADSSETYECILHSCHGYHNPSVVDYLLEKVGISDDHPPSMMRGLQSKLFQEEDFASVIRKKQSASWALKCVRAGVDHFKHGRHVEAMNEYNKALDIDTNNVEALVARGALYANKGSIMKAITDFELALVNCPDHRNAKKYLCQTLVERGKQLEEQEKLVTAEGLYRRALSLDDLNPEAKEALHKITDTIQKSIRLREEALAKEQEKATSSQTSAEKLRKILKEEKRMKKKRKRSASSSSSSSNSSQDSSSPSSTSSNRRRSKKKKKKRRRSERGSKRHSRISSRESRRSEEERGPGVRRGGGGRGEGR, from the exons ATGGACAAAGACTTGCTGCGGCAGTGTCTGACATATCACGGACAGTCACTGttagacaaactgaagtgtgaacAAATAGAAAACCCGGACTTTCAAACTGTCGTGTCTGATCTGTGCAAGGCCACGTGTGACAG cgtTAGTCAAGTTCAGGACAACCCCCTTGTGGAGCAATTCATCGCCAGGAAGGCTGACATCCTGTTCTGTCCATCATGGAAGACCGCCACGGGGCAGGAAGAGGAGCaagtagaggaggaggacgctGCAG AGCCCTATGCTGTGATGCCACCGGTGGAGTTATTCATGGAGGCGTCTTTTGAGGAGAGGCGAGTCATGCTGTACAGGGATTTGGAAAAAGGAGATATTGTGGTGGGCAGGATCAACAACATTAGAGAATACGGCTTCTTTCTGACATTGCTCTGCACGGCAGGAGGGCTGAAGAGAGACATCGAAGACTTGGAGTTGTCG gctctctgtcacatcAGAGAAATTCCCTCCACTGGAAGCCATGATGATCCTTTGTCCTACTACCAGATTGGGGACTTCATCAGAG CTGCAGTGAAAGATATCGATCGTTACCAGGAGAAAGTCACAGTCTCCCTCCACCAGGCGTCTCTTTCTTCCAAAATGGAGCACGTCAAACTGGGTGTCATTCCCCGGGAGGAGCTGCCCACACACTACAG TCGAAGTGTTCGTGCAGCAGCTGACTCCAGTGAGACATATGAGTGTATACTGCACAGTTGCCATGGTTACCACAACCCGTCGGTAGTGGACTACCTGCTTGAGAAGGTGGGAATCAGCGACGACCATCCACCGTCAATGATGAGAGGTCTACAAAG taAACTATTCCAAGAGGAGGATTTTGCCTCTGTTATCCGGAAGAAGCAGTCTGCATCTTGGGCCTTGAAGTG TGTCCGTGCAGGTGTGGACCACTTCAAACATGGTCGTCATGTGGAAGCCATGAATGAGTACAACAAAGCCCTGGATATCGACACCAATAACGTCGAAGCACTGGTTGCACGCGGGGCTCT GTATGCTAACAAAGGCAGCATCATGAAGGCGATTACTGACTTTGAATTGGCCCTGGTGAACTGTCCAGATCACCGCAACGCCAAGAAGTACCTCTGCCAGACACTGGTGGAGAGAGGAAAACA ACTCGAAGAACAAGAGAAACTAGTAACAGCAGAAGGATTGTACAGGAGGGCACTGTCTCTCGATGACCTGAATCCTGAGGCGAAGGAGGCGCTTCACAAGATCACTGACACGATACAG AAATCAATTCGCCTCCGAGAAGAAGCGCTCGCTAAAGAGCAGGAGAAAGCTACAAGCAGCCAGACCAGCGCTGAGAAATTGCGTAAGATCttaaaagaggagaagag gatgaaaaaaaaacgaaagagatcagcatcttcttcttcatcgTCCTCCAATTCCTCGCaggactcttcttctccttcttccacCTCCTCAAATCGCAGGAGgtccaaaaagaagaagaaaaagaggaggaggtccGAGCGAGGAAGTAAGCGCCACAGCAGGATCTCCTCGAGGGAGAGCAGGCGGAGTGAGGAGG AGAGGGGGCCCGGGGtccggagaggaggaggaggtagaggagaaGGACGCTGA